In a single window of the Streptomyces sp. HUAS ZL42 genome:
- a CDS encoding phosphoribosyltransferase family protein has product MRFENRTQAGRLLARSLEHLRGQDVVVLGLPRGGVPVAYEVARELDAPLDVLVVRKLGVPWQPELGFGAVGENGVSVLNDDVLRSAGLSAARQASVEQRERAELERRVRRYRQGREPVPVAGRTVVVVDDGLATGASAEAACQVVRGQGAARVVLAVPVGPDETLPRLRMVADQVICLESPRRFGSVGTWYHDFAQVDDEEVTELLERAARPETAPLPAIGDAPPWDREIEVPAGRVRLAARFVLPEAAPAVVAFAHGSGSSRHSPRNRYVADLLNGAGLGTLLLDLLTEDEERDRHNVFDIVLLAGRLRAAALWLRRATTLPVAYFGASTGAAAALEAAAEDSAIGAIVSRGGRPDLATPTALTQVRAPTLLIVGSRDTQVLSLNRLAADRMHCEHRIAVVPGATHLFEEPGALDTVADLAREWFIGHLARPAAGAPPRGQG; this is encoded by the coding sequence ATGCGTTTCGAGAACCGTACGCAGGCAGGGCGCCTGCTGGCCCGGAGTCTGGAGCACCTGCGAGGGCAGGACGTGGTGGTTCTGGGACTGCCACGAGGCGGAGTCCCCGTGGCCTACGAGGTGGCCAGGGAGCTGGACGCGCCTCTGGACGTGCTGGTGGTGCGGAAGCTGGGCGTGCCCTGGCAGCCGGAACTGGGTTTCGGCGCCGTCGGGGAGAACGGGGTGAGCGTCCTCAACGACGACGTGCTCCGAAGTGCCGGGCTGAGCGCCGCCCGACAGGCGTCCGTGGAACAGAGAGAGCGAGCAGAGCTGGAGCGTCGTGTACGCCGCTACCGACAGGGCCGTGAACCGGTGCCCGTGGCCGGTCGCACGGTGGTGGTCGTGGACGACGGTCTGGCCACCGGTGCCAGCGCCGAGGCGGCCTGCCAGGTCGTCCGCGGTCAGGGAGCGGCCCGGGTCGTGCTCGCCGTGCCGGTCGGGCCGGATGAGACCCTTCCCCGCCTCCGCATGGTGGCCGACCAGGTGATCTGTCTGGAGTCCCCGCGTCGCTTCGGCTCGGTCGGCACGTGGTACCACGACTTCGCGCAGGTCGACGACGAGGAGGTCACCGAGTTGCTCGAACGGGCCGCCCGTCCTGAGACGGCTCCACTGCCCGCCATCGGCGACGCTCCGCCCTGGGACCGGGAGATCGAGGTGCCCGCCGGGCGGGTGCGGCTGGCCGCGCGGTTCGTGCTCCCCGAGGCCGCGCCGGCGGTCGTGGCATTCGCACACGGCAGCGGCAGCAGCCGGCACAGCCCGCGCAACCGGTACGTCGCCGACCTCCTCAACGGAGCAGGACTGGGCACTCTGCTGCTCGACCTGCTCACAGAGGACGAGGAACGCGACCGCCACAACGTCTTCGACATCGTCCTGCTCGCCGGCCGTCTGCGCGCCGCCGCGCTGTGGCTGCGCCGTGCAACCACCCTGCCCGTGGCCTACTTCGGGGCCAGCACCGGCGCGGCCGCCGCTCTGGAGGCGGCCGCGGAGGACTCCGCCATCGGCGCGATCGTCTCCCGCGGAGGGCGTCCCGACCTGGCCACGCCGACCGCGCTGACACAGGTGCGGGCCCCGACCCTGCTCATCGTGGGCTCCCGCGACACACAGGTCCTCAGCCTCAACCGGCTGGCGGCGGACCGGATGCACTGCGAGCACCGCATCGCGGTCGTCCCGGGCGCCACCCACCTCTTCGAGGAGCCGGGCGCCCTGGACACGGTCGCCGATCTGGCCCGCGAGTGGTTCATCGGCCACCTCGCGCGCCCTGCCGCCGGCGCCCCGCCCCGCGGCCAGGGATGA
- a CDS encoding flavodoxin domain-containing protein — translation MDVLVGYATAHGSTRDIADRLAAGLDRAGLRAESKALETVDDATAYTAFVLGSAVHGQTWLEPAKTFLRDHLDLLCARPVWIFSVGMPAALRGPWKRLAAKEIPLIVESLPGELPYRDHRLFSGVVAPAQLSLVGRVLFRLVGGRFGDYRDWDAVDGWAAEIAGALTRSS, via the coding sequence ATGGACGTCTTGGTGGGCTACGCGACCGCTCACGGCTCCACACGGGACATCGCGGACCGTCTGGCGGCCGGACTGGACAGGGCGGGTTTGAGAGCCGAGTCCAAGGCGCTGGAGACCGTGGACGACGCCACCGCGTACACCGCGTTCGTCCTGGGCAGCGCCGTGCACGGACAGACCTGGCTCGAGCCGGCCAAGACCTTCCTCCGTGACCATCTCGACCTCCTGTGCGCCAGGCCCGTGTGGATCTTCAGCGTCGGGATGCCGGCAGCTCTGCGCGGGCCGTGGAAGCGCCTGGCGGCGAAGGAGATTCCGCTGATCGTGGAGAGTCTGCCCGGCGAGCTGCCCTACCGTGACCACCGGCTGTTCTCCGGCGTCGTCGCCCCGGCCCAGCTGTCCCTCGTCGGACGCGTCCTGTTCCGCCTGGTGGGCGGCCGGTTCGGCGACTACCGCGACTGGGACGCCGTGGACGGCTGGGCGGCCGAAATCGCCGGAGCACTCACTCGCTCCTCCTGA
- a CDS encoding universal stress protein has product MTEHAARRGIVVGVDGSEASRAALRWAAAQARVLGTEVVAVHAWDPAAAGYAPYAPASARPTAAEQRERAAQTLASTVRKAFGTRIDPAVRAVLVEGPPARVLLQYARGALLLALGRGAHGQWELPPVGSVGRECLRCATIPVVTVPAPYSPDARLGAAEAHGHLRSGTAAQRVRPARERHGPMDGRRRGHETRGV; this is encoded by the coding sequence ATGACCGAACACGCCGCCCGTCGCGGCATCGTGGTCGGCGTCGACGGGTCCGAGGCGTCGCGGGCCGCTTTGCGCTGGGCGGCGGCGCAGGCGCGCGTCCTCGGGACGGAGGTGGTCGCCGTGCACGCGTGGGATCCTGCCGCGGCGGGCTACGCGCCCTACGCTCCGGCATCCGCCCGGCCGACGGCCGCGGAACAACGCGAGCGGGCCGCGCAGACCCTGGCTTCCACCGTGCGCAAGGCCTTCGGCACGCGTATCGACCCCGCGGTGCGCGCCGTGCTGGTGGAGGGGCCGCCCGCACGAGTCCTGCTGCAGTACGCCCGCGGCGCCCTGCTGCTCGCGCTGGGGCGCGGGGCCCATGGGCAGTGGGAGTTGCCCCCGGTCGGCTCCGTGGGGCGCGAGTGCCTGCGGTGTGCGACGATCCCCGTGGTGACGGTGCCGGCCCCCTACTCGCCCGACGCACGGCTTGGGGCTGCCGAGGCGCACGGCCACCTCCGCAGTGGTACCGCGGCGCAGCGTGTTCGCCCGGCCCGGGAGCGGCACGGACCCATGGACGGCCGGCGACGAGGCCACGAAACGCGAGGTGTGTGA
- a CDS encoding CBS domain-containing protein yields MTRIVGEVMTREVVEAHRDTSFKDVARLLDEHHISGLPVVDQDDKVLGVISETDLIRHQAARPAENRVRHSRLSARRRAATRRAADRARATTAEDLMSTPAITVHPEQPVADAARVMERHGVERLPVVDEEDRLIGIATRRDLLRVFLRMDEEIRREVLDDVTRAMSLPPHTVIVSVQDGMVTLEGRLEHRSDIPLVIQLTYRVDGVVGVLNSLTYRIDDTHRPERHPSRRIGHYWLPER; encoded by the coding sequence ATGACCCGCATCGTCGGCGAAGTGATGACCCGCGAGGTCGTCGAGGCGCACCGGGACACCTCGTTCAAGGACGTGGCGCGGTTGCTGGACGAGCACCACATCAGCGGGCTTCCGGTGGTGGACCAGGACGACAAGGTCCTGGGCGTGATCTCCGAGACCGACCTGATCCGGCACCAGGCGGCCCGGCCCGCCGAGAACCGGGTCCGGCACTCCCGGCTGTCCGCCCGGCGCCGGGCTGCCACCCGTCGCGCGGCCGACCGGGCCCGCGCCACCACCGCGGAGGACCTGATGTCGACTCCCGCGATCACCGTGCACCCGGAACAGCCGGTGGCGGACGCCGCGCGCGTCATGGAGCGGCACGGCGTGGAGCGGCTTCCCGTGGTGGACGAGGAGGACCGCCTCATCGGCATCGCCACACGCCGCGACCTGTTGCGCGTCTTCCTGCGCATGGACGAGGAGATCCGCCGGGAGGTCCTCGACGACGTGACCCGCGCCATGTCCCTGCCTCCCCACACCGTGATCGTCTCGGTCCAGGACGGCATGGTCACACTCGAGGGACGGCTGGAGCACCGCAGCGACATTCCGCTCGTGATCCAGCTGACGTATCGGGTGGACGGCGTGGTCGGCGTGCTGAACAGCCTGACGTACCGCATCGACGACACGCACCGGCCCGAGAGACACCCCTCCCGGCGGATCGGGCACTACTGGCTGCCCGAGCGCTGA